The Nitrosarchaeum sp. genomic interval CTGAAGTCCTAAGAAATGGTTTTGTAGCTTTTATCTCTGCTCTTAATGCTGTATTCCAAAAATTAATTTTAAGAGGTAAATCTCTCCAACTCTGAATCCATTTTGAATACATTGTGTATGCTAAAGTTTCTGAAGTTGGTCTAAGTGCTAATCTATCACCTATTTCGTTTTCTCCTGAATGTGTAACCCAAAACACTTCTGGATTAAAACCTGCAAAATGTTTTTGTTCTTTTCCTAAAAGTGATTCCGGAATTAAGACTGGAAGAAAACCATTTCTGATTCCCTTTTCAAAGAATTTTTCATCAAATGTATTTCTTAATGATTCCCAAATAGAATATCCATCTGGTCTTAACACTATTAGTCCTTTAACTGGTGCATAATCTGCTAACTTTGCTTTGAGTACGACTTGTGTGTACCACTCACTGAAATCTGCCTCTTTTGAAACTGTAATTCCGATATCTTCTTTACTCAAACTAGAATTCAAAGAAATAATTTTACTAATGAGCCTTTCGTGATGATTCTACCTGTTTTGTTTAATTTTTTTATTTTAAAGGGTCACCTTTACAGAGGACTTTACCCATTACTCTGCTTTGAAAATTCGGGCAAACAAAACACTGGATAAATTGAATATCTTCTTTTAATACTGGGCATTTTACAAATTCTTGCTTCATTTTTTTAAGCATTTTTGGGCTGACTCCTTTTAGTTTTAATTTTCCTTTGTCGTCCATCATGCCTGATTCTTTAAGCTCATTTTTGACATCTTCTGGAAGTTTTTGTTTATCTTCTGTCATGTCGATTGTTACTTCATATTTATGTTCTAATTCTTCCATGAGATAACCTATCATCAACCTTGATTTATTACTAGCGTTTTTGATATTAGAAAAAATTATGCTTTAATATCCTGAACCATTTTGATATTAAATACCTCTAACAAATATCAAATTTTTATAAAAACAAGCACTTTTGATTTTTTAATATATTCAATATGAAATATACTAGATTTCTGGTCTGCGTAAATATTGTATGTAATTCAATACACATACGGTTCCTTATGTTTGTAGAAAATTATTATTTGATATGACAGATAAACGTCAGATTTCTAATGATAAAGAAAAATCTGCCTCAAAAACATTGGTGACTTCAAAATCTTTGGACTCTAAAAATAAAACAATTGAAGAAAAACGACTAAAACTTGCATTAGACTTACGTAAATTCTGAAACTTTAGAATTATTTTGGTTAATGCGATCATTTAATGTGTACCTGGCATATTGAGTGTGAATTTACACTCAACTTTAATATAATTAGTAATTTTTTTGCAAATTAGAAAACAATTGCTGGCAATTTTTGATGTTGAAGGAGTTCTATATGATGCAGAATATCTTCCAATTCTTGCAGAAAAACTCCATAAAGAAGATGAAATTTGGGAAATTACAAAAAAAGGCATACAAGGTGTGATAAATTGGGAAGACGGTCTTAGAACAAGAGTTGAAGCATTAAAGGGACTAGATTATGAGACATGTAAAGAAATTGCAGATGCATTACCAATAATGACTGGCGCAAAAGAGGCGTGTAGAGTTCTAAAAGCTGCAGGATGGAAACTATTAGCTGTTTCTGGTGGATTTACAATAATGACTGACAGATTAAAAAAAGAATTAGACTTGGACTATGTCTATTCAAATGAATTGGTATTCAAAGATGGTAAACTAGATGGACTTGTATTACATGTAGATTCTGATAAATCAAAATCCGCAAAAATAAAAATTGCAGAATGGAATGAAAAAAAAGAAGATATCATATGTGTTGTAGACGGTGCAAACGATGTCAAGTTATTTGATATATCTGGTCTAGGAATTGCATATAGAGCTCAGGATGTTGTAAAGGATTTGGCAACTACCACATTAGAAGAAAAAGATCTTTCAAAAATCCTTGATATTATAAATAAACATTATCATCTGACACTTGAAACTCAAACTCCTGCATAAACAATATCTTACTGTATTTTTACAACTAATGTAATTGCAAATCATTCCTATACACATAGAAAAAGAAATTGAACCTGATGAGGATTTATCTGAACTAATAATAAATTCACAGGAAATACATGATGGCGATGTTTTAGTTATTGCTCAAAAAATAATCTCTAAACAAGAAGGTCGTATAGTTGAACTCTCATCTGTAGTTCCTTCATTATTAGCTGAAGGTATTAGCTCCGAATACGAAAAAGATCCAAAGCTCATACAATTAATTCTAAATGAATCAAAACAAATTATACGAATGGATCGTGGAATAATCATAGTTGAAACAAATAATGGATTTATTTGTGCAAATGCCGGTATAGATGAAAGTAATGTTCCAAATGGATATGCAACTCTACTTCCGCTTAACTCAGATCTTTCTGCAGACTCTATTCGTAATGAAATATTGAAAAAAACCAACAAAACAATTTCTGTTATAATCTCTGATACATTTGGTCGTCCATTTAGAATGGGGCAAACTAATTGCGCCATTGGTATTTCTGGTATGAATCCAATTCTTGATTATGCTGGCACTAAAGACTCTTTTAACAAAACATTACGTGTAACAGCAATTGCAATTGCTGATGAATTATGTAGTGCGGCTGAATTAGTTATGAAAAAAACAACCAATTGCCCTGCTGTAATCATACGTGGTTATGATTTCAAAAATGAATCCTCATCCATAAAATGTCTTGTTCGTCCAGAAAAAGAAGATCTATTTAGATGAGTAGATATTTGCAATAGGATTATAATCAAAGAATATAATTTTACATTTAATTGATTATTAAAACCGAATTACATTGTCACAACTCATTCTCAAATTTTCATGTGGGGGATAAAGAAGCACCATATGATTGTGATATATCGATAAGAGATCAACTTGAACGCTCTTTTCGTTTAGGATTAGGTGCAATCTTTGTTACCAATCATAATACTTTGGATGGATACCACCAGTTATTACAATATAAAAAAAATCATTCAAAATTTCAAAATATTGAAGTTTATCCTGCAGAAGAGATCACAACTGATACTGGAGCTCATGTTCTAGCATATGGGATTCATAATGCTATAAAACCTGGAATGACTTTGGATGAGATTATTGATCAAGTAAAAAGCCAAGGTGGTGTTTCATCTGCACCACATCCATTTAGTTTACTTGATGCTCTCCGTGATGATGCTAAAAAATGTGATATGGTTGAGGTTTTCAATAGTAATAACATTGATATTCTTTCAAATGCTAAGGCCACCCAATTTGCAATGGATAATAAAATGATACAGGTATCTGGTAGCGACTCTCATGTTCTTTCAACATTAGGTCGCTGTGTGAATTTAATAGATTCTGAAAATAACCTTGATAGTATATTACACTCAATGAAACATGGTAAAATTGAAATTTTGCAAACTGGCTATGCATTACAAAATGAAACACTTGATCATCTAAAATACAAAATTCATAATTCAAAAGATTACCTGATAGATTATATCTCTGAGCATTATCCTCATGCAAAATGGCTTTTGATTTTTCTGCTAAAAATATACGATGTGAATCAAAATAGTCATGTATGGGCTTTATTTTATAAAATTGCATTATTCTTGATGAAGAGAATTTCTCAAAAAATTAATTTCCAAAATCATGATCCAGGATTTATGAAGGATCGAAATCTTACAACTATGTTTAAAATGGCACTATAGTCAAAAATACGATATTAGAACTCGTATGATTTTAATATGACAAAACATGCATAATGGATTAGATAACATTATGTCTGAATCAACTGAAAAAAAATTAGATGCAACTGGATTGTTTTGTCCAGAACCTGTATTTAGGACCAAAATTGAGATTGAACGAATGCAAGTAGGACAAGTGTTAACTGTATCTGCAGATGACCCTGCAGCAGAAGAAGACATATCCCGATGGGTTACAAGAAATGGTCATGAATTATTAGACTTGAAAAAAGATGGTAATACTATAACATTTCAAATTAAAAAGGTAAAATAAATTAATATCATGGCATCTGTCACTAGTTCTGATATTTTAAATCGAGTAGGTAATACTCCACTAGTAAAATTAGATTCCCTTTCGAATTCAAGAATTAATTATTTTGCAAAACTTGAAGGACATAATCCATTTGGTTCTGTTAAAGATCGGGCAGCATATTGGATGATTAAAGACGGTGAAGAGAAAGGTAAACTGACGAAAGGAAAAAGTATCATAATTGAACCAACATCTGGAAACACTGGGATAGCATTAACTGGTATTGCAAATTTACTTGGTTACAAAGTTGAAATTGTAATTCCTGAAAAAGCCAGTAATGAAACTAAAGATATAATTCGTAAGTTGGGTGCTAAAGTTTTTGAAACTAGTGATGATCTTTGTCCTAAAGTAGGAGCTGGAACTGATCAAAGTATAGCACTGGCAACATCCATAGCCTCATCTAGACCTGACACATATTATTCCCCTAACCAATATGCAAATGAGGCCAATTTTATGGGTCATTATGTTGGTACAGGCCCTGAAATTTGGAAACAAACAGATGGAAAAGTCACTCATTTCTTTACTGGTGTTGGAACTGGTGGAACAATCACCGGAATTGGTGCATATCTTAAAGAAAAAAATCCACATATTCAAATAATTGGTTGTCAACCACAACAAAATCATCTTATTCAAGGATGGAGAAATTTTGAAGAGTCGGCAAAACCTGATTTATTTTTAAAACGCGAAAACATAGTTGACGATTGGGTATCTGTTGATAATGACGAAGCTTTTTCAGTTGTAAAAGATGTACTTAGAAAAGATAAATTATTAATTAGTCCTTCTTCTGCCGCTGTTTATGCCTGTATGAAAAAATATCCTGTGGATGGAGAGGCATGTATAGTTGGAATATTTGCAGATGATGGAAGAAAATTCAAAAGTGTTTATTCTACACAAAACATAATGACTGAAACCGAATTTGATGATGCTTTAAAAGAAGCAAAACATATGTCTGAACTGGCATACTAATTTTCAGTTATCTATTTTTTAGGTTCATCTTCTTCTAACATATTTTTCAAATGTTTTTCATAAAATTCTCTAAAAAACTTATTCATATCCATTTCATGATGAAGACATGCATTACTTGTTTCTATTAGTTTTTCTCTTAGTTCTTTACTCCATTTACTTTGTTGCTTGTCATTTGATTTGATGCTTGATGGATTTTGTTTTACTTCTTCCATGTTTGTAATTAATTTTAATCCTATTTGGCGAAATTTACTAATGTTAAGTAAAAATAAACCTGATTGCTCCTTATCTGCTAAATTCATTAATGCGTGAGCTTGAGTATAATATTCTGTTCCCTTTTCACTATATTTTTTAAATTCATTGACACGTTTTTGCCAATATTGTTCGGTAGCATTTTCAATTACTTTGTAATTAAATTGAATTTCTGATAATTCTTTTCCAAGATTTGCTAAACTGTTACTGTATTCTTTGGCTGTTTTTTTTAATTTTTCAAGATCTTCGGCCATAAGTTCTCAATATTTTCCTTCAATAAAGAGTTTGAAATCTAATTTTTGGAATCATTCTTCCAAACCTCAAAAGAATTTTTTGAATAATTCATCATGCATTTTTCACAAAATGAATTCCATTCATCAACTTCTAAATTTTTGAAAAATTCCACGGTCCATGCATATGGTGGCTCTTTTCTATATTGAAATTGCTGAATTGTGTAAATATCTTTTTCATTAAATTTATTTAAACACTTTTTACATTGAACATTCTTCATTTAATATTTCATCATCTATGTTGGTTATTTAGTAATTTTTAATTCATAAAATCTATATCTAGTCATATGCATTGTTACACACAAAATGGTATTGATAAAATAAAATTCATCCTTAAATTTCAGATGAATTTTTCTGGTCTTAGTACTTGAACATCTGAAAGATATACTATAATTGCAAAATCTGAAAATAGAGAACGTGTAATTTCTTCAACTATGTCTTTTAGCCTTGCTTCTGTGGAAATAATTTCTATCTTTAGATTTTTTTCATTTTTAAATCCCTGTCCTCTAACTCCTTTAGACCCATTTCCATCAACCTCATACAATGTATATCCTGTAATACCATGTTTGTTTAGTATTTCTAAAATATTTTTTTGAGCAAGTATCTCACATGTTACAGTTAGTAATTTAACATCAAATAGTTTCATATCAAATTAATTCCTAAATAATTGAATAAGTTTATCGGTGCTTCTAAATTATGTAGCATTGAAGATACTGTAAACATTATTGGTAATAAAATTATGATGTTATATGGAAAAGTTATTCCAAGTGCAGATGTTATGTACAAGCTTGGTTTTGCTTGTGGTATGGCATGTCTTAAAACTGCAGGTGCAGCAATAAATGATGCACTTGCCATCAATAATCCAAACATCACTGCTCCTCCTAGACTCAATCCTAATGCAGTCGCTACAAGTACGCCAATAATTCCATTGAATGTAGGAAGTAATATTGAAAATGTGACTAAAAATAATCCCACTTTTTTAATATCATCTAGTCTTTGACCTGCTATTATTCCCATCTCTAACAAAAATATTGCAATAGCTCCTGTAAACAATTCGTCAAAGACTATGCTAATAGAATCAAATCCTTTATCCCCTATAAGATATCCAATTACTATTCCTCCGAGTAGAATTACGATTGCTTTTCCTGTTATTGATTCATGTAGTACCTTGAAAATATTGGTTTTATTTTGTTCTACTACTTTTTCATTATTGTCTAACGTTCCCTCTGGTAGTGATTGTTTTTTTGATTGAATTTGTTTTGAAACTGCCATGTTTGTAAGAAATATTGCTAGAATAAAGCTTACAGGTTCCAATACTGCCAAAATTGCTGCAAGATATCCTTCTGATTCTACACCTTGATTTTTCAAAAATGATAATCCTACTGAAAAAGTTACGGCTCCTACTGCTCCATATGTTGACGCGAGAGCGTACGAATCAAAAATATTGAATTTTCCAAGCCTTCTTAATATTTGATAATGGTTTAATGTGAATACTAAAGAAAGTCCAATAGCTACTATCATTGGAATTAATATATCTGAAAATCCAGTATTTCTCATCTCCAACCCTCCATGAAGGCCAATTGCTGCAAGAAGATAGATTGGCAAAAATTCTGAAATTGCATCAGGCATCTTCAAATCTGATTTTATTCTTGCTGCGACAACTCCTAAAATGAAAAATAATACTACTGGAGTTAGTATGTTTGCTTGAATTAACCCTAAAATATCCATTTGAATTAATAAATTACTTTTTTGCTCCCATAAAAATTAAAGATGTGTTTTTTATGATTTTTCTGTAAGATACTTGTCTACATCAATTGCAGCCATGCATCCATATCCTGCTGCTGTAATTGCCTGTCTGTAATTTCTATCATGTACATCTCCTGCTGCAAAAACTCCTTCGATATTTGTATGAGTTTTATTTTTCAAAATTATGTATCCTTCATTATCTAGTTCAATTTGTTTTTTGAAAAGTTTGGTATTTGGTTCATGTCCAATTGCAACAAAAAGGCCTCCTACATCAAGTGTTTTTTCTTCACCTGTTTTGATATTTTTTAATACCGCTTGACGCATTTTTTGATCTCCTTTAATGTCTATGATCTCTTGATTCCAATGAAATTTTATTTTGTTATTGTTGAATGCTCTTTCTTGCATTATTTTACTTGCTCGTAATTCCTCTCGTCGGTGAACCAGATGAACTGTTGTAGCAAATTTGGTGAGAAATGTGGCTTCTTCAATTGCTGAATCTCCACCTCCAACTACTATCAACTCTTGATTTCTAAAAAATGGTCCATCACATGTGGCACAATATGAAACTCCTTTTCCTGCAAATGTTTGTTCACCCTCCAATCCTATTTTTCTAGGATTTGCCCCAGTTGCAATAATTACTGCTCTTCCTTCATATTCTTCTGATGCTGTTAGAACTTTGAATGGTTTATGTCTAAAATCTACATCAACTACTTCATCATCAATAATTGTTGTTCCCATTCTTTGTGTTTGTTTTCTCATTTCAATCATTAAATCCGGACCCATAATTCCTTTTTCAAATCCTGGATAATTTTCAACTTCAGTGGTGTTTACTAGTTGACCGCCAGGCAATATTCCAGATAAAATCAGTGTGTCATACCCTGCTCTTGAACTATAAATCCCAGCTGTATATCCTGAAGGCCCAGCTCCGATAATTATTATGTCAAATTTTGTTTTCTTTTTATCAGGCATTTTAGGTGGATCTCCTTTGTTTTCTTGAATTGTTGCACTAGAGTCTGCTGCCATCATATAACCCCCTTTGAATTTCATTAATTTAAGTTGTTAATCGTAAATCCCCATTGTTATGATCTAAATCATGCTTCCAAAAATTATAGTTATTTTGTAATTTTGTATGTTTCATGAAACTCTTTGCATATTGTGTATGCTATGTTTTCTATGTGGAAGACCTCTGATATGTTTTTTTTACCTTTAGCAATTTCTCTCATGATGGTCATACATTTGGTGTTTTTTATCGAATCTGGCTCTTTCTCATCTGTCCAAATCTTAAAACATTCTTCAAAGTCTAGGCAGAACTTTAAAATGATTACTTCCCAATCTTCTGTAGATTTTGGAATTGCTAATGTAGTTGCTAATTCTTGAAACTCATTCTTTCTATCTCGTAGTAGTAAATTCAAAGTTTCTCTGGCTCTCTTCTCGTCATAGTCTCCGATCAATCTAATTCTGTTCATTTCTTATTCCATGTTCTTTCATTATTAAAAAGCAATCTTCTGTTTTCATCTCTGAAAATCAATAGGATGTTCTTAACTGATTAAGTTTATTATTTATTTATGATTGCTGATTCTTTCTGTCATTGTGGTTTATGCGGTCATGAATCTATAAGTGAATGTTATTCTAAACAGTGTCCCTGTTGTTTGACTGATCATCAAGGGGCATTTGGAAAAAATAGGTAATTTCTATTAATGCCTTGTCTTAATTTTTAATTATTTACTATTATGCTCATTTAGTTTATTTAATACTAGTCGATGTTTTTCGCATAATTTTCTATTTTCTAATTGTGAATACAATAAATCTTTTTGCCAATGTGCATTAAAAAGTCGACATTCTATTTCATTGCAAAATGCATCTCCTGTTTCAAAATAAAATATGGCCTGTAAAAGATATCCTTCTATGATTTGAGATAAGCGAGTGTCGTTGTATTCTAAATACGTTCCTTTGTATTTTTGTTTTATTGATTCTACGTTTATTCCTTGAGCATAATTTGATATTAATTCTAAATAATACTCTCTTGGTTTTGCAGGAGCTTCAATTATCCCTGTGGTTGAAATTATTGAAGGATTTGCACCAATTAATGCTCTACCATGATATCTATAATCATCGTTGTCATAGGTACAAGTTAATTTATTTGTGAAAAATATGTGAAATGCTTCTAAATTTCTTTCTTTCTCTGGAATT includes:
- a CDS encoding cysteine synthase family protein, which encodes MASVTSSDILNRVGNTPLVKLDSLSNSRINYFAKLEGHNPFGSVKDRAAYWMIKDGEEKGKLTKGKSIIIEPTSGNTGIALTGIANLLGYKVEIVIPEKASNETKDIIRKLGAKVFETSDDLCPKVGAGTDQSIALATSIASSRPDTYYSPNQYANEANFMGHYVGTGPEIWKQTDGKVTHFFTGVGTGGTITGIGAYLKEKNPHIQIIGCQPQQNHLIQGWRNFEESAKPDLFLKRENIVDDWVSVDNDEAFSVVKDVLRKDKLLISPSSAAVYACMKKYPVDGEACIVGIFADDGRKFKSVYSTQNIMTETEFDDALKEAKHMSELAY
- a CDS encoding sulfurtransferase TusA family protein yields the protein MSESTEKKLDATGLFCPEPVFRTKIEIERMQVGQVLTVSADDPAAEEDISRWVTRNGHELLDLKKDGNTITFQIKKVK
- the cofE gene encoding coenzyme F420-0:L-glutamate ligase, yielding MQIIPIHIEKEIEPDEDLSELIINSQEIHDGDVLVIAQKIISKQEGRIVELSSVVPSLLAEGISSEYEKDPKLIQLILNESKQIIRMDRGIIIVETNNGFICANAGIDESNVPNGYATLLPLNSDLSADSIRNEILKKTNKTISVIISDTFGRPFRMGQTNCAIGISGMNPILDYAGTKDSFNKTLRVTAIAIADELCSAAELVMKKTTNCPAVIIRGYDFKNESSSIKCLVRPEKEDLFR
- a CDS encoding DUF6775 family putative metallopeptidase, which gives rise to MKISKVFLYDEPAVTQIRLDKLAVFLNKTFSIPIETRENILKFSKKDTAEKIAACRIFNLRKPYQKHNPNKDEIIFEEANFENTAKTENIVMYDGFEIQKVLTELIPEKERNLEAFHIFFTNKLTCTYDNDDYRYHGRALIGANPSIISTTGIIEAPAKPREYYLELISNYAQGINVESIKQKYKGTYLEYNDTRLSQIIEGYLLQAIFYFETGDAFCNEIECRLFNAHWQKDLLYSQLENRKLCEKHRLVLNKLNEHNSK
- the serB gene encoding phosphoserine phosphatase SerB codes for the protein MLAIFDVEGVLYDAEYLPILAEKLHKEDEIWEITKKGIQGVINWEDGLRTRVEALKGLDYETCKEIADALPIMTGAKEACRVLKAAGWKLLAVSGGFTIMTDRLKKELDLDYVYSNELVFKDGKLDGLVLHVDSDKSKSAKIKIAEWNEKKEDIICVVDGANDVKLFDISGLGIAYRAQDVVKDLATTTLEEKDLSKILDIINKHYHLTLETQTPA
- a CDS encoding P-II family nitrogen regulator, coding for MKLFDVKLLTVTCEILAQKNILEILNKHGITGYTLYEVDGNGSKGVRGQGFKNEKNLKIEIISTEARLKDIVEEITRSLFSDFAIIVYLSDVQVLRPEKFI
- a CDS encoding sodium-dependent bicarbonate transport family permease, coding for MDILGLIQANILTPVVLFFILGVVAARIKSDLKMPDAISEFLPIYLLAAIGLHGGLEMRNTGFSDILIPMIVAIGLSLVFTLNHYQILRRLGKFNIFDSYALASTYGAVGAVTFSVGLSFLKNQGVESEGYLAAILAVLEPVSFILAIFLTNMAVSKQIQSKKQSLPEGTLDNNEKVVEQNKTNIFKVLHESITGKAIVILLGGIVIGYLIGDKGFDSISIVFDELFTGAIAIFLLEMGIIAGQRLDDIKKVGLFLVTFSILLPTFNGIIGVLVATALGLSLGGAVMFGLLMASASFIAAPAVLRHAIPQAKPSLYITSALGITFPYNIIILLPIMFTVSSMLHNLEAPINLFNYLGINLI
- the trxB gene encoding thioredoxin-disulfide reductase, whose amino-acid sequence is MMAADSSATIQENKGDPPKMPDKKKTKFDIIIIGAGPSGYTAGIYSSRAGYDTLILSGILPGGQLVNTTEVENYPGFEKGIMGPDLMIEMRKQTQRMGTTIIDDEVVDVDFRHKPFKVLTASEEYEGRAVIIATGANPRKIGLEGEQTFAGKGVSYCATCDGPFFRNQELIVVGGGDSAIEEATFLTKFATTVHLVHRREELRASKIMQERAFNNNKIKFHWNQEIIDIKGDQKMRQAVLKNIKTGEEKTLDVGGLFVAIGHEPNTKLFKKQIELDNEGYIILKNKTHTNIEGVFAAGDVHDRNYRQAITAAGYGCMAAIDVDKYLTEKS
- a CDS encoding PHP domain-containing protein, producing the protein MIIKTELHCHNSFSNFHVGDKEAPYDCDISIRDQLERSFRLGLGAIFVTNHNTLDGYHQLLQYKKNHSKFQNIEVYPAEEITTDTGAHVLAYGIHNAIKPGMTLDEIIDQVKSQGGVSSAPHPFSLLDALRDDAKKCDMVEVFNSNNIDILSNAKATQFAMDNKMIQVSGSDSHVLSTLGRCVNLIDSENNLDSILHSMKHGKIEILQTGYALQNETLDHLKYKIHNSKDYLIDYISEHYPHAKWLLIFLLKIYDVNQNSHVWALFYKIALFLMKRISQKINFQNHDPGFMKDRNLTTMFKMAL